The Streptomyces sp. R28 region CACCGGCGAGGGGCTCGCCTTCAACGGCTCGGACACCTACGTCAAGATGCCGAACGACGTCTTGAAGGGCATGGACGCGATCACCGTCTCGATGGACATGCGGATGGACTCCGCGCAGTCCACGCCGTACTTCATCTACGGCTTCGGCAACTCCAGCGGCAGCAGCGGCAACGGCTACCTGTTCACCACCGGCAACTCCTACCGGACGTCCATCGCCAGCGGGAACTGGTCGACGGAGCAGACCACCAAGCCCGCCGACTCGCACAATCTGACCCGCGCGGTGTGGAAGCACCTCACCTACACCCAGACCGGCAGCACCGGTGTCCTGTACGAGGACGGTGTGGAGGTCGGCCGCAACACCTCGGTCACCATCACCCCCGGCTCCATCGGCTCCGGCACCACCACCGCCAACTACATCGGCAAGTCGGTCTACTCCGGCGACAAGCTCTTCAAGGGCCGCATCCGCGACTTCCGGGTCTACGACCGCGCCCTCGCCGGCTCCGAGGTCGAGCAACTCGCCCTCCCCGTCGCCACGCAGGGCGTCGCCGACGACAAGGCCGCGCTGAGCCTCGGTGACACCAGCGCCGTCACGGCCGACCTCGACCTGCCGAGGACCGGCACGGCCGGCGGTTCCACGATCACCTGGGCCAGCGACAACCCCGGCGTCGTGTCCGACTCCGGCGCGGTGACCCGCCCCGCGGCCGGTGAACCGGACGCTCACGCCACGCTCACGGCGACCCTGAGGAAGGGCAGCGTGACCGACACCAGGACCTTCGACGTCACGGTCCTGCCGGCCTTCGACGACGGGACGGCCACCGAGCAGGCCGCCGAGTCCCTCGGCGTCCACAACCTCGACGACGTACGCGGCAACCTGGCGCTCCCCGCGCGGGGTGACTACGGCACCGACGTCGCCTGGTCCTCCGCGAACCCGGACGTCATCTCCAACGACGGCGTGGTCCACCGCCCCGCGCACGGCGACGGATCCACCACCGTCGAGCTGACCGCCACCGTCACCAAGGGCGAGGCGAAGGCGACCCGCACCTTCACCGCGAAGGTCCCGGAGCTCCCCGCGAAGCAAGCCCTCAAGGGCTACATGTTCAGCTACTTCACCGGCGAGGGAACCGCGGACGGCGAACAGCTCTACGCCGCCCTCAGCAAGGGCAACGACCCCCTGAAGTGGCGTGAGCTGAACGACGGCAAGCCGGTCCTCACCTCCACGCTCGGCGAGAAGGGCCTGCGCGACCCGTTCATCATCCGCTCCCCGGAGGGCGACAAGTTCTACCAGATCGCCACCGACCTCAGGATCTACGGCAACGGCGACTGGGACGCCTCCCAGCGCACCGGCAGCAAGTCCATCATGGTCTGGGAGTCCACCGACCTGGTGCACTGGACGAACCAGCGCCTGGTCAAGGTCTCGCCGGACAGTGCGGGCAACACCTGGGCGCCGGAAGCCTTCTACGACGCGCAGCGCGGTGAGTACGTCGTCTTCTGGGCGTCGAAGCTGTACGACAACGAGGCGCACTCCGGCGACACCTACAACCGCATGATGTACGCGACCACCCGCGACTTCTACACCTTCAGCGAGCCCAAGGTGTGGATCGACCGCGGCTACTCCGTCATCGACTCCACGGTGATCGCGCACGACGGGACGTACTTCCGCCTCTCCAAGGACGAGCGGAACAACACCTCCTCCACCCCCAACAGCAAGTTCATCTTCGAGGAGAAGAGCGACTCCCTGCTGGACCTGTCCTGGGACGCCGTCGCCGAAGGCATCGGCAAGGGCGCGATGAGCGCGGCCGAGGGGCCGCTGGTGTTCAAGTCGAACGCCGAGGACAAGTGGTACGCGTTCCTCGACGAGTTCGGGGGCCGCGGCTACATCCCCTTCGAGACGACCGACCTCGCCTCCGGCACCTGGACCCCGTCCACCGGCTACGACCTGCCGGCCAAGCCCCGTCACGGCACCGTCCTGCCGGTCACCCAGGCCGAGTACGACCGCCTGCTGCGCGCCTATCAGCCCGACCAGCTCGTAGCGAGCGTCGAGGGCGTGAAGGTGACGACGAAGACCGGTCAGGCGCCGGTTCTGCCGGCCACGGTGATCGCCGAGTACGCCGACGGCGTCAAGCGCCCCGTCGCCGTCACCTGGGAGGACGTCCCGGAGTCGAAGTACGCCGAGCCCGGCACCTTCACCGTGACCGGAAGCCTGCCGGACGGCGCCGCGATACCGGTCCAGGCCGAGGTCACCGTCTCGCAGGAAGGCCCGGACGTCCCGGCCGACCTGCTCCTGAGTTACGACTTCGACGAGACCGGCGGCAACATCGCCCGTGACTCCAGCGGGCACGGCTACCACGGCACCTACGTCCGTACGCCCGACTTCGGCACCGGAGTCGAGGGCGGCTCGTTCAGGATGTCCGGCGGTTCGAGCGGCTCGACCACCGCGCCGTACGTCCGTATCCCGAACGGCGTGCTGAAGAACGCCGACAGCGTGACCGTCTCGACGTACGCCAAGTGGAAGGGCGGCGACAGCTTCCAGTGGCTGTTCGGGCTCGGCCCCGACAGCGACAAGTACCTCTTCGCGACCCCCTCCAACGGCGGCTCCAGCCTCTACTCGGCCATCACGAAGGCGAGTTGGTCGGCGGAGTCGAAACTGACGGCCGGCTCGCAGCTCACGCCCGGCGAGTGGCGGCACGTCACCGTCACCCTCGACGGCACGACCGGCACGATGGCGCTCTACGTCGACGGCATCCAGGCGGCCCGCGCGACCGGCGTCACCATCAAGCCGTCCGAGCTGTACGACGCGAACAAGGACCACAGCGGCTACATCGGCAGGTCCCTGTACGCGGCCGACCCGTACTTCGGCGGCGAGGTCGACGACTTCCGCGTCTACGACCGGGCCCTCACGGCAGCGGAGGTCATGGAGCTCAGCGGCAACACCGCGGGCATCGCGAAGGCGACGGACCCCGCGCTGAAGGTCGACGCCCTCGTCGACAACGCCGGCAGCAGGATCACCCTGCCGATGAAGGAGGGCACCGACCTCACCGCGCTGGCACCGGAGTTCACCCTCGCCCACGGCGCGGCGATCAACCCCGCCTCCGGCAGCGTGCAGGACTTCAGCAAGCCGGTGACGTACGAAGTCACGGGCTCCGACGGCAAGAAGCGCACCTGGACGGTATCGGCGCTCGTCATGAGAAGCCCGGTGCTGCCGGGTCTCAACGCCGACCCGAACATCGTCCGCTTCGGCGACACCTTCTACCTGTACCCGACCACCGACGGCTTCGAGGGCTGGAGCGGTACGCAGTTCAAGGCGTACTCCTCGACGGACCTGGTGCACTGGAAGGACCACGGCGTCATCCTCGACCTCGGTCCAGACGTCTCCTGGGCGGACAGCAGGGCCTGGGCGCCGACGATCGCCGAGAAGGACGGGAAGTACTACTTCTACTTCTGCGCCGACGCCAACATCGGTGTGGCCGTCTCCGACTCGCCGACCGGGCCCTTCAAGGACGCGCTCGGTCGACCGCTGCTCAAGGCAGGCCAGTTCAGCGGCCAGATGATCGACCCGGCGGTCTTCACGGACGACGACGGTCAGTCGTATCTGTACTGGGGCAACGGCCACGCCTACGTGGCCCCGCTGAACGACGACATGACCTCCGTCGACACCTCGAAGATGAAGGACATCACGCCCAGCGGCTACAACGAGGGCACCTTCGTCATCAAGCGCAAGGGCACCTACTACTTCATGTGGTCGGAGAACGACACCCGGGACGAGAACTACCGCGTCGCCTACGCCACCGGCCCCTCCCCCACCGGCCCGTGGACCAGGCACGGCGTGATCCTGGAGAAGGACCTCTCCCTCGGCATCAAGGGCCCCGGCCACCACTCGGTCGTCCATGTCCCGAACACCGACGACTGGTACATCGCCTACCACCGGTTCGCCATCCCCGGCGGTGACGGCACCCATCGTGAAACCACCGTCGACAAGCTGGAGTTCGACGCCGACGGCCTGATCAAGAAGGTCGTGCCCACGCTGACCGGCATCGACCCCGTCACCGTCGTCCACGCCGGCCCGGACACCGACGGCACCGAGGGCGACCGCATCCCGCTGAACGGCACGATCTCCGGGGCGGGCGGCCCGAAGTGGGCGGTCGAGGAGGGAGCGCCCTGCGCCGTCAGCGACGCCGGGGCGGCGAAGACGACGCTCACCTGCACCGACGACGGCACCTACACGGTCACGCTGACCGGGGGCCGCAGCAGCGACACGGCCACCGTCGAGGTCGCCAACGCGGCACCGGCCATCACGTCCGCGAGCGGGCCCGCGTCCCCGGTGCCGGCCGGCAAGCGCACGGTGATCACCGCCGCGTTCGCCGACCCGGGCACCAGTGACACCCACACCTGCCGCATCGACTTCAAGGACGGCACCGAACCCACGGACGGCACGGTGAGCGGCGCCGGCTGCCGGGCCGAGCACACCTACGCCAAGGCCGGCATCCACCGCCCGGTGATCATGGTCACGGACGACGACGGCGCCTCGGACAGCACCACCCTCCCCGAGCTGATCGTCTACGACCGCGCGGCGGGCCCCGCGCTCGGCACCGGCGTGATCACTTCACCGGCGGGCGCCTACCCGGCCGCTCCTGACCTGACCGGCAAGGCGGCGTTCTCCTTCGCCGCCCTCTACGCGAAGGGAGCCACGGTCCCCACCGGAAAGGCCGACTTCGACCTCGGTCCGGCCAGGCTGAAGTTCCGCTCCACCGGCTCCGACTGGCTCGTGGTCAGCGGTTCCCGGGCCGTCTACCAG contains the following coding sequences:
- a CDS encoding family 43 glycosylhydrolase, which codes for MPYIARVRGRARRLAGRLAGLTAASLLLGLAVPTVPALAADTAEPAEITDGLALWYKLDATSGSTVTDASGHGRDGTVGGAADWSGTGEGLAFNGSDTYVKMPNDVLKGMDAITVSMDMRMDSAQSTPYFIYGFGNSSGSSGNGYLFTTGNSYRTSIASGNWSTEQTTKPADSHNLTRAVWKHLTYTQTGSTGVLYEDGVEVGRNTSVTITPGSIGSGTTTANYIGKSVYSGDKLFKGRIRDFRVYDRALAGSEVEQLALPVATQGVADDKAALSLGDTSAVTADLDLPRTGTAGGSTITWASDNPGVVSDSGAVTRPAAGEPDAHATLTATLRKGSVTDTRTFDVTVLPAFDDGTATEQAAESLGVHNLDDVRGNLALPARGDYGTDVAWSSANPDVISNDGVVHRPAHGDGSTTVELTATVTKGEAKATRTFTAKVPELPAKQALKGYMFSYFTGEGTADGEQLYAALSKGNDPLKWRELNDGKPVLTSTLGEKGLRDPFIIRSPEGDKFYQIATDLRIYGNGDWDASQRTGSKSIMVWESTDLVHWTNQRLVKVSPDSAGNTWAPEAFYDAQRGEYVVFWASKLYDNEAHSGDTYNRMMYATTRDFYTFSEPKVWIDRGYSVIDSTVIAHDGTYFRLSKDERNNTSSTPNSKFIFEEKSDSLLDLSWDAVAEGIGKGAMSAAEGPLVFKSNAEDKWYAFLDEFGGRGYIPFETTDLASGTWTPSTGYDLPAKPRHGTVLPVTQAEYDRLLRAYQPDQLVASVEGVKVTTKTGQAPVLPATVIAEYADGVKRPVAVTWEDVPESKYAEPGTFTVTGSLPDGAAIPVQAEVTVSQEGPDVPADLLLSYDFDETGGNIARDSSGHGYHGTYVRTPDFGTGVEGGSFRMSGGSSGSTTAPYVRIPNGVLKNADSVTVSTYAKWKGGDSFQWLFGLGPDSDKYLFATPSNGGSSLYSAITKASWSAESKLTAGSQLTPGEWRHVTVTLDGTTGTMALYVDGIQAARATGVTIKPSELYDANKDHSGYIGRSLYAADPYFGGEVDDFRVYDRALTAAEVMELSGNTAGIAKATDPALKVDALVDNAGSRITLPMKEGTDLTALAPEFTLAHGAAINPASGSVQDFSKPVTYEVTGSDGKKRTWTVSALVMRSPVLPGLNADPNIVRFGDTFYLYPTTDGFEGWSGTQFKAYSSTDLVHWKDHGVILDLGPDVSWADSRAWAPTIAEKDGKYYFYFCADANIGVAVSDSPTGPFKDALGRPLLKAGQFSGQMIDPAVFTDDDGQSYLYWGNGHAYVAPLNDDMTSVDTSKMKDITPSGYNEGTFVIKRKGTYYFMWSENDTRDENYRVAYATGPSPTGPWTRHGVILEKDLSLGIKGPGHHSVVHVPNTDDWYIAYHRFAIPGGDGTHRETTVDKLEFDADGLIKKVVPTLTGIDPVTVVHAGPDTDGTEGDRIPLNGTISGAGGPKWAVEEGAPCAVSDAGAAKTTLTCTDDGTYTVTLTGGRSSDTATVEVANAAPAITSASGPASPVPAGKRTVITAAFADPGTSDTHTCRIDFKDGTEPTDGTVSGAGCRAEHTYAKAGIHRPVIMVTDDDGASDSTTLPELIVYDRAAGPALGTGVITSPAGAYPAAPDLTGKAAFSFAALYAKGATVPTGKADFDLGPARLKFRSTGSDWLVVSGSRAVYQGTGQVNGRSGYGFRVTATDAPDTFRIRIWKKSTGDVVYDNATGAKTTGFVTLGRDSR